TTATTCCAAGGTGCAGGATAAGCAGCTTGTTCACGGGAATAGGGATGATTCCACTCACCAATAATCAAACTTTCCGCAGTGTGAGGGGCATTTTTCAAAAGATTATCGTGAATATCCATTTTACCAGATTCAATTGCCGCAACTTCCTCACGAATCGCAATCAAAGCATCACAAAATCTATCTAATTCCTGTTTAGATTCACTTTCCGTTGGTTCTACCATAATTGTCCCAGCAACAGGCCAAGAAACAGTAGGTGCATGAAAACCATAATCCATTAACCGCTTCGCAACATCATCAATTTCAATCTGCGCTGATTTCTTCAAACTTCGCAAATCTAAAATACATTCATGTGCCACCAAACCATTTTTTCCCTGATATAAAACCGGATAATATGACTCTAATTTCTTAGCGATGTAATTAGCATTTAAAATGGCAATTTTGGTTGCTTCCGTCAACCCATCTGCACCCATCATGATAATATACATCCAAGAAATCACTAGGATACTTGCACTACCCCAAGGTGCAGCAGAAACCGCACCCAAATCACCACCCATTCTCACCACAGAATGTCCTGGTAAAAAGGGAACAAGGTGGGAAGCAACACCAATGGGACCCATACCGGGACCACCACCACCATGAGGAATACAGAAAGTTTTGTGTAAATTCAAATGACAGACATCTGCACCAATATCACCAGGACGACAAATACCGACTTGGGCATTCATATTAGCGCCGTCCATGTAAACTTGTCCACCGTGACTATGAATGACTGCACAAATTTCTTGAATTGCTTCTTCAAATACCCCATGAGTTGATGGATATGTCACCATTAAAGCTGATAATTCATGACTATGTTTTTCAGCTTTGGCTTTTAAATCAGCAACATCAATATTACCATCATCATCACAAGCCACTCCCACAACTTTCATCCCACACATTACCGCACTTGCGGGATTTGTTCCATGTGCAGATTGGGGAATTAAACAAACGTTTCTATGTCCTTCTCCGCGACTTTGATGATATTCATGAATTACCAAAAGTCCCGCATATTCACCTTGAGAACCTGCATTTGGTTGTAAGGAAATTCCCGCAAAACCTGTAATTTGTGATAACCATGCTTCTAGTTGTTGGAACAGAATTTGATAACCTCTAGTTTGGGAAATTGGGGCAAAAGGATGGATTTTACCAAATTCTGCCCAAGTTACGGGAATCATTTCCGAAGTTGCGTTTAACTTCATCGTACAAGAACCCAAGGGAATCATTGAAGTTGTTAATGATAAATCCTTGCTTTCTAGTTGATGCAAATAACGCAATAATTCGGTTTCTGAATGATAGCGGTTAAAAACTGGGTGGGTGAGATATTTACTTTCACGTGATAATTGAGAATTGGTAATTGGTAATTCTTCCACAGTAAAAGGTAATTGATCTTTCAGTGCGAAAATTTGCCAAAGGTCAATTAAATCTGCTTCTGTGGTAGTTTCATCTAAGGAAATACCCACAGTGGAATTATCAAAAATTCTCAAATTGATATTTCTCTCATTTGCAGCGTCGAGAATTGCTTCTAATTTGGTATTTCCTAATTCTACCCGCAAGGTATCAAAGAAATATTTAGAACTAATTTTGTAACCGAGTTTTTCCAAACCTGCTGCTAGAGTTGCGGTTAATTGGTGGATGTTTTCAGCAATAGCTCTCAGTCCATCGGGTCCATGATACACTGCATACATACTTGCCATGACTGCCAATAAAACCTGCGCCGTGCAGATATTACTGGTGGCTTTGTCTCTACGGATGTGCTGTTCACGGGTTTGTAAAGCTAGACGGTATGCAGGTTTACCGTTAGCATCTTTTGATACCCCCACAATGCGCCCTGGAACTAGCCGTTTATACTCTTCCTTCGTGGCAAAATAAGCAGCGTGTGGTCCCCCAAAGCCCAAGGGAATACCGAAGCGTTGGGTGCTGCCTACTGCAATATCAGCCCCTAATTCACCGGGGGGTGTGAGCAATGTTAAACTCAGAGGATCTGCTGCTACAGTCACCAATGCACCCTGAGCATGGGACTGTTCTATAAAATTGCGATAGTCGTAAACTGTGCCATCAGTTGCAGGATATTGGAGAATTGCACCAAAAATGGATTCTGCAAAATCAAAAGTTTGATGATCACCGATAATGATATTTATGCCTAGAGGTTTTGCTCTTGTTTGCAATACATCAATGGTTTGGGGATGACATTCACGAGATACAAAATAGTTATGTGATTTATTTTTGCAGACACCATAACTCATACTCATGGCTTCTGCTGCTGCTGTCGCTTCATCTAATAACGATGCGTTAGCAATTTCTAAACCTGTCAAGTCTATAATCATGGTTTGGAAATTTATGAGGGCTTCCAAACGTCCTTGGGCAATTTCTGGCTGATAAGGTGTATAAGCTGTGTACCAACCCGGATTTTCTAAGATGTTGCGTTGAATAACTGTGGGGGTGATACAGTCATAATACCCCATGCCAATGTATGAACGGTAAACTTGATTTTTATCGGCTATTTGTTTCAATTTTGCCAGTGCTGCATATTCGCTTTGTGCTGCTGGTAATTGTAGAGTTTGATTCAAGCGAATTGCTTGGGGTACTGTTTTATCAATTAAGTCATCAAGAGTAGTCAAACCTAATACTTCCAGCATTTGCTGAATGTCATCGGAGTTGAGTCCAATGTGTCTTTGGGCAAAGCTGCTTAATTTCTGACTGCTTTTAGCTAAAATGTTACGATTCCTTCGGATCGCTTCGCTATCGCTCGACTGAGTACGTGGGAGATTAGCTACCACAAATTTTTCTCCAGATGCTATGGTTTAATATATTGTAATGATTACTTTGATATATTAGGGAATAGGAAATAGGGAATAGTTATAGGACTTACGCAAGTGGCACATCAAACATCTGTTGTAGAGTCCGTCAGATGTTAAAAATCGGTTTATTGACAGGATTTATGCAGTCTGACGCATCCTACTAATATTAAATCCCAAATTCTCTAAGAAGTTGGGAATATTGTTATTAATTTTGGCCAAAATTATGAATTGAGGATATTGACTTCAACCTCAAAACCTGATACAATTGATTTCGATAAGGAAGAATTATTCAAAAATATAAAACTAATTTAAATAAATAAGCGTTTTTTAGAACCTGTGTAGAGACGTTCCATGGAACGTCTCTGCCATTTTGTTAGAGATGTCTATTTCAGATATGGTGAGTTTTGAATTACTTACTCCCCTTCCACCAAAGCACGATACTCATCCGCTGTCATGGCATCCTCAACTTCACTAAGATCATCAACACGCAATTTTATAAACCACCCCTCACGATATGGGTCATCTGCCACGAGTTCGGGGGATTCAATCATGGCTTCATTGCGTTCTATCACTGTACCGCTGACTGGTGCATTGAGTTCTTCAACGGCTTTCACGGATTCAATGTTACCAAAAGTATCTCCCTTGGATATAGCATCACCGATTTCTGGCAGTTCCAAGAATACAATATCACCTAATTGATCAACAGCAAACTCAGTAATACCAATGGTAGCGATTTCTCCATCTAGGCGTACATATTCATGAGAATCTAGATAACGCAAATCCTGGGGATATTCAAAAGACATAGCACTTCCTCTTCCACGTTAAAAAAATAGTGTTACAAGAGTAACCTAAAAGACATTATTCCTCAAAAACATCAAAACTTGTCAGTTAGTAACACGATTTTTTGAGCGATAGAAGGGACGTTTCACCACGACTGCGGGATAAGCCTTGCCGCGAATTTCCACTTCTACCTGCTGTTTGACGGTTGCTAAGTGACTAGGAACATAAGCTAAAGCGATGGGATAACCGAGTGTAGGTGAGAGAGTGCCACTAGTTACTTCTCCCACAACATTACCTGATGATAATACGGGGTAGCCATGACGGGCAATATTCCGCCCTTGGGTTTGTAAACCTACGAGTTTACGATGCACTCCATCGGCTTTTTGCTGTGCTAAAATTTCCCGCCCGATAAAATCGCCTTTAGTATCTAAATGTACCAACCACCCTAAACCCGCTTCTAGGGGTGTGGTGGTATCGTCGATATCTTGGCTATAAAGTGCCATTGCGGCTTCCAGACGCAGGGTATCTCTGCAACCAAGCCCGCAGGGAATAACACCAGCATCATAGAGACGTTGCCACAATTCTATCCCGACTTCGGGATCTACCATGACTTCAAAGCCATCTTCCCCTGTGTAGCCTGTACGGGCAAGGAAAGCTGGTTTACCGAAGATGGTTGTTTCTAAATGCCCAAAGGCTTTGATTGGGGTTAGGTCTGCTGATACAAAAGACTGAAGATGGCTGGTAGCTTTTGGACCCTGAACGGCAATTAAGATTTTATCTCCTGACAAGTCTTGAAAATCTACTGTATCTGGGTCAAGATGCTGCAATAACCACGTTTTGTCTTTCTCAGTGGTGGCTGCATTAACGATAATTACTACCTTTTGGGTATCAGTATTTTCTTTACCTTGGTAGTAAATAATGATATCGTCAATGATTCCAGCTTGGGAATTTAATAATACTGTGTATTGTGCTTGACCAGGTTGCAGACGACTCAAATCTGAGGGGACTAATGCCTCAAGTTGGGAAATCAGGTTTTTACCTTGGAGGGTAAATTTACCCATGTGGGAAATATCGAACATTCCGGCAGTATTTCTGACAGCTTGGTGTTCTTGGGTGATACCGCTATATTGTACCGGCATTTCCCAACCACCAAAGCTAGTAAAGCGGGCTTTGAGTTCGACACCGATTTGATATAAAGGGGTTTGCGCTAGAGATTGGGTGATACTTTCTGGATTAGCCACAGGTATTTTAGGCGATCGCACATCAACATTTATCTATCCTACGAGATGAGTTCAGATTTAGCAGATACTACCCACATCCCCGACTTGTTGGAGAAGTCGGGTATCTATCTTCCCTAGTGCGGTTTAATAGTTAATGGTGGAATTGTTGAGATTTATTAAGCAAAGATTATGAAGTATTGGCAAATACTCGCTAGTTTGGTTTTAGCCGTGGTGTTGTTTGTGTTTCCCCTAACAGCACAAGCAGCAAGTTCTTCCAGCATCACCCGTTCTGCTGGTGATGAAGTACAAGGTCAAGATTTTTCTGGACAAAATTTAGTCGGTACTGAGTATACTAATCTGAAATTAGAAAATACTAACTTTAGCAATGCTAACTTACGAGGTGCTGTGTTTAATGGTACTTTGTTGGAAGGGGTAAATTTACATAGTGTAGATTTTCGTCAAGGTATTGCTTATTTAGCAAAGTTCAAAAATGCTGATTTGAGTGATGCAGTATTGACAGATGCGATGATGTTGCGTTCAGTTTTTGATCATGTCGATGTCACTGGTGCTGATTTCACTAATGCCATTTTAGATGGGGTAGAAATCAAAAAACTCTGTGTTAATGCTAGTGGTGTAAATTCTCAAACGGGTGTAGATACTCGTGAATCTTTAGGCTGTTAATAAGTAAAAACTGCATAACCTGTAGAGACGTTCCGGTGGAACGTCTCTACTACTGAATTATTACTGAAAATCGATTACTTGGAAACTCTTTTCCATTTCTAATCTTTGTTCTACATTTCTTAAAAAATACCCATCAATCATAGCTGAACCTAATAGCTTTCCTAATTCATCGCGGCTGGTGGTAATCATAGTATTGTATCTGTCATTAGGCAAATGACCTAACATAGCAACAATAGATTTTTGAATTAGTTCAAATACTTCGGCTGAGTTGGGTTTAGAGAGTTGAGTGACTGTTTCTGGGTTGAGAGATTGTAGATATTGCCAAAGCTGATCATTATTTTCGTCTGGTGCAAAATAATCTGGCTGAGAATGGGAAAGATTACTCATAGCAATTTCTTTAAACTCGCTTGATTATCAATTTATCAAGATAGTTCTCAAATCATTGTCAAAGAAACCGAACCTGAGAAGATGAGTTTATTCTACTCAATCATTTTTAGCCCAACTGGGAACAGGTATTTATGCTAATAGGTAAGTAAACTTTGTTTGATAATCTCAAGCCAAGGCGCAAAGGAAGAAATTCGGAATTTTGTAATGGAGTTAAGGGGAATCGAACCCCTGACCTCTTGAATGCCATTCAAGCGCTCTACCAACTGAGCTATAACCCCATGAACTTTATAGAATCCGCTTTTTAGGCTTTTTAGTTGGTTCTATAAAAATTTAATCAGTTTTTTGATTATCTCAGTTTATATCAATAAAGTCAAGGCAATTACATTAAAAAATGTAAATTAGTCAGCTATAGTCCCTGTTCTGGAAAGAATCCCGTCCTCTGATACTGAGGTCGGGATAGTTAATTACAGAGGGTTTGTGAGTTTAAGGCTTAGATTCTGCCAAGGTTATGCAGTCCTAAAATAATCCCAGCGCCTAAAATATGACCAAAGGCGGTGGTTGCCAGTACAGCAGGTAAACCAAAACCACCAAAAAACTTAGGTGAAGGTAGGGCTGGTTCTGCGCTGGGATACTTGATGGTAAACTTCCCAAAGGCGATCGCAATGATGTTGGCGATAATCATGATGATGCCAACGTTAGGACTCCAGTCTAGGGGTGCGGTTGCAGCGGCGAGTAAGGTTGAAGTCAACATTGGATTTTCTCCTCAGATTTTGGAATTATGGACTAATAATCTTCATAATTACTAAGAAAATTCAATAAAAATCCCAATTTTGCAGTATTATTTAATATTTTGTCTAAATACTTCATATTTGGGTAATTGGTAATTGGTAAGAATTTATTACCCAATCTCCAATCCCCAATTCCCAGCGATTGCGCGCAGCGCACTGCCGTAGGCGATCGCTCGCAAACATCGCAAATCATTTACACTCAAGATGAGACTGATTATTTTCTAAATTTACTATGTCCTTAAGTCTTGACTCGTTACCACCAGCTTTGGCTAAAATTGTGCAACGTTTCCAACGTGCTTCTGAACCAAAGCGGCGCTATGAACAATTAATTTGGTATGCTCAGAAACTACCAGAATTTCCCGAAGCTGATAAAATCCCCGAAAATAAAGTTCCAGGTTGCGTTTCTCAGGTATATGTCACAGCATCACTGGATGATGGGAAGGTTGTTTTTCAGGGAGATTCTGATTCTCAGCTAACCAAGGGACTGGTAGCATTGTTAATAGAAGGATTAAACGGACTAGCACCAACAGAAATTGTACAATTAACACCTGATTTTATTCAAGCCACAGGTTTAAATGTCAGCTTGACACCTTCCCGCGCTAATGGTTTTTACAACATCTTCAAAACCATGCAGAAAAAAGCTTTGGAATGTAAATTGGAAAATTAGGGACTGGGGACTGGGGACTGGGGAGGGAAATTTTAGATTTTAGATTGAAGCTGAGAAAAATAATCCAAAATCCAAAATCCAAAATCCAAAATCCAAAATTGAATTACCAATTACCCATTTAATCAAGATGTCTACCAATTTATCAACAAAACCCGCTGGTGCGTATGGTGGTGAAGTTAAAGAATTCCTGTGGAACTGGGAAAATCAGCCTTTGCGGGTGGTTTATGAAACCATAGGACAAGGTTCACCGCTTTTATTGCTTCCCGCTTTTAGCAGCGTTTCCACCAGGGGAGAAGTGGGGGAACTTGCCAAATTACTCGCTGACCATTTTCAAGTTACCGCCTTAGACTGGCCGGGTTTTGGTGAAAGTTCACGATTGAGTTTAGATTATAACCCAGCCATATATCAGCAATTTTTGGCAGATTTTGTGGAATCTGTGTTTAATACCCCAATTATTGTAGTTGCGGCTGGTCATGCTACTGGTTATGTCTTGAAGCTGGCAGTTAAACAGCCAGATGCTTTTTCACAGATTGTTTTAATAGCACCGACTTGGCGCGGACCACTGCCGACAATGGGGGCAAATGCCAATATAGCTGCTATGGTAAGGGGGATAGTGCGATCGCCTATTTTCGGTCAAGCACTATACAAGCTAAACACCGCCCCATCTTTTTTAAGTTGGATGTATAGCCGCCACGTCTTCACCGATACCGCTAAACTTACACCCGACTTCATCGCCGAAAAATGGCAAAGCACCCAACAACCAAACGCCAGATTTGCATCTGCGGCCTTTGTCACCGGCAATATTGATACTATTCATAGTCAAACAGAGTTTTTGTCCCTAGTACAGTCCTTATCCGTCCCGCTAATGGCAGTTA
This genomic interval from Anabaena sphaerica FACHB-251 contains the following:
- the gcvT gene encoding glycine cleavage system aminomethyltransferase GcvT — its product is MANPESITQSLAQTPLYQIGVELKARFTSFGGWEMPVQYSGITQEHQAVRNTAGMFDISHMGKFTLQGKNLISQLEALVPSDLSRLQPGQAQYTVLLNSQAGIIDDIIIYYQGKENTDTQKVVIIVNAATTEKDKTWLLQHLDPDTVDFQDLSGDKILIAVQGPKATSHLQSFVSADLTPIKAFGHLETTIFGKPAFLARTGYTGEDGFEVMVDPEVGIELWQRLYDAGVIPCGLGCRDTLRLEAAMALYSQDIDDTTTPLEAGLGWLVHLDTKGDFIGREILAQQKADGVHRKLVGLQTQGRNIARHGYPVLSSGNVVGEVTSGTLSPTLGYPIALAYVPSHLATVKQQVEVEIRGKAYPAVVVKRPFYRSKNRVTN
- a CDS encoding alpha/beta fold hydrolase, producing the protein MSTNLSTKPAGAYGGEVKEFLWNWENQPLRVVYETIGQGSPLLLLPAFSSVSTRGEVGELAKLLADHFQVTALDWPGFGESSRLSLDYNPAIYQQFLADFVESVFNTPIIVVAAGHATGYVLKLAVKQPDAFSQIVLIAPTWRGPLPTMGANANIAAMVRGIVRSPIFGQALYKLNTAPSFLSWMYSRHVFTDTAKLTPDFIAEKWQSTQQPNARFASAAFVTGNIDTIHSQTEFLSLVQSLSVPLMAVIGASSPPKSRQEMDALAALPGISSIVVPGSLGLHEEYPAVVFEAILPFLSKVC
- the gcvP gene encoding aminomethyl-transferring glycine dehydrogenase is translated as MVANLPRTQSSDSEAIRRNRNILAKSSQKLSSFAQRHIGLNSDDIQQMLEVLGLTTLDDLIDKTVPQAIRLNQTLQLPAAQSEYAALAKLKQIADKNQVYRSYIGMGYYDCITPTVIQRNILENPGWYTAYTPYQPEIAQGRLEALINFQTMIIDLTGLEIANASLLDEATAAAEAMSMSYGVCKNKSHNYFVSRECHPQTIDVLQTRAKPLGINIIIGDHQTFDFAESIFGAILQYPATDGTVYDYRNFIEQSHAQGALVTVAADPLSLTLLTPPGELGADIAVGSTQRFGIPLGFGGPHAAYFATKEEYKRLVPGRIVGVSKDANGKPAYRLALQTREQHIRRDKATSNICTAQVLLAVMASMYAVYHGPDGLRAIAENIHQLTATLAAGLEKLGYKISSKYFFDTLRVELGNTKLEAILDAANERNINLRIFDNSTVGISLDETTTEADLIDLWQIFALKDQLPFTVEELPITNSQLSRESKYLTHPVFNRYHSETELLRYLHQLESKDLSLTTSMIPLGSCTMKLNATSEMIPVTWAEFGKIHPFAPISQTRGYQILFQQLEAWLSQITGFAGISLQPNAGSQGEYAGLLVIHEYHQSRGEGHRNVCLIPQSAHGTNPASAVMCGMKVVGVACDDDGNIDVADLKAKAEKHSHELSALMVTYPSTHGVFEEAIQEICAVIHSHGGQVYMDGANMNAQVGICRPGDIGADVCHLNLHKTFCIPHGGGGPGMGPIGVASHLVPFLPGHSVVRMGGDLGAVSAAPWGSASILVISWMYIIMMGADGLTEATKIAILNANYIAKKLESYYPVLYQGKNGLVAHECILDLRSLKKSAQIEIDDVAKRLMDYGFHAPTVSWPVAGTIMVEPTESESKQELDRFCDALIAIREEVAAIESGKMDIHDNLLKNAPHTAESLIIGEWNHPYSREQAAYPAPWNKEYKFWPSVGRIDAAFGDRNFVCSCLPMEAYS
- the psaK gene encoding photosystem I reaction center subunit PsaK; its protein translation is MLTSTLLAAATAPLDWSPNVGIIMIIANIIAIAFGKFTIKYPSAEPALPSPKFFGGFGLPAVLATTAFGHILGAGIILGLHNLGRI
- a CDS encoding DUF760 domain-containing protein, producing the protein MSNLSHSQPDYFAPDENNDQLWQYLQSLNPETVTQLSKPNSAEVFELIQKSIVAMLGHLPNDRYNTMITTSRDELGKLLGSAMIDGYFLRNVEQRLEMEKSFQVIDFQ
- a CDS encoding SufE family protein, producing the protein MSLSLDSLPPALAKIVQRFQRASEPKRRYEQLIWYAQKLPEFPEADKIPENKVPGCVSQVYVTASLDDGKVVFQGDSDSQLTKGLVALLIEGLNGLAPTEIVQLTPDFIQATGLNVSLTPSRANGFYNIFKTMQKKALECKLEN
- the gcvH gene encoding glycine cleavage system protein GcvH: MSFEYPQDLRYLDSHEYVRLDGEIATIGITEFAVDQLGDIVFLELPEIGDAISKGDTFGNIESVKAVEELNAPVSGTVIERNEAMIESPELVADDPYREGWFIKLRVDDLSEVEDAMTADEYRALVEGE
- a CDS encoding pentapeptide repeat-containing protein encodes the protein MKYWQILASLVLAVVLFVFPLTAQAASSSSITRSAGDEVQGQDFSGQNLVGTEYTNLKLENTNFSNANLRGAVFNGTLLEGVNLHSVDFRQGIAYLAKFKNADLSDAVLTDAMMLRSVFDHVDVTGADFTNAILDGVEIKKLCVNASGVNSQTGVDTRESLGC